A genomic stretch from Flavobacterium humidisoli includes:
- a CDS encoding polysaccharide biosynthesis/export family protein: MTKNSFLLFLLISTLFTSCIPIKDLVYLQDKNDSDEQTTIAAVESKPYRLQVNDVLSINIKAIDPKLVSIFNTTESQGGQTGKSESALYFDGFTVDDHGNIRMPILGEINVIGYTLEEVRVKIEKKLLEEYFKSEANIFVTVKLAGFRYTINGEVGSTGTKTLFKDNVNILEAVANAGDITTVGNRREVTVIRQSPTGVQMHNIDLTDVNVMKSPYYYLQPNDYIYVKPLRQKTWGTGQTGIQSIGTIITLLSLATTVYLIIK; encoded by the coding sequence ATGACAAAAAACAGTTTTCTTCTATTCTTATTAATTTCTACATTATTTACCTCGTGCATTCCAATCAAAGATTTGGTTTATCTTCAGGATAAAAATGATTCAGATGAGCAAACAACAATTGCTGCAGTGGAATCAAAACCCTATAGACTACAAGTTAATGATGTTTTAAGTATTAATATAAAAGCAATTGATCCTAAATTAGTTTCTATTTTTAATACAACAGAGAGTCAAGGTGGGCAAACAGGAAAAAGTGAGTCGGCCTTATATTTTGATGGATTTACAGTTGATGATCATGGAAATATCAGAATGCCAATTTTAGGAGAAATAAATGTAATTGGGTATACTCTTGAAGAAGTTCGTGTAAAAATCGAAAAGAAATTATTAGAAGAATATTTTAAAAGTGAAGCCAATATATTTGTAACTGTTAAGTTGGCTGGTTTTAGATATACAATTAATGGCGAAGTTGGAAGTACCGGGACAAAAACATTATTTAAAGATAATGTAAATATTTTAGAAGCTGTTGCAAATGCTGGAGATATTACGACAGTTGGTAATAGGAGAGAAGTAACAGTAATTCGTCAAAGTCCAACAGGAGTGCAGATGCATAATATTGATCTTACCGATGTAAATGTAATGAAATCACCTTATTATTATTTGCAACCAAATGATTATATCTATGTAAAACCATTGAGGCAAAAAACATGGGGAACGGGTCAAACAGGGATACAATCAATAGGAACAATAATCACATTATTGTCTTTGGCAACAACAGTTTATTTAATTATAAAGTAA